One Silene latifolia isolate original U9 population chromosome 4, ASM4854445v1, whole genome shotgun sequence DNA segment encodes these proteins:
- the LOC141651489 gene encoding uncharacterized protein LOC141651489, whose protein sequence is MRAPNVSWDKCCTPKSEGGLGIKNSKIWNKALLGKYIWWRASKTDHLWVKWINHVYMKGTHWCNYDPPNDCSWTWKKIVHTMGSFKQAYTSDCWLASDKPYTIANGYQWLRQVHTLVPWRYVCWNPLNIPKCSFIFWAVQLQRLLTQDRMMHMGFGQSTLSYLCATDDENHSHLFYQCLFSQKCVEVLQNTLGVRFSPVSLSQWYSVGGGRSKLQRNVICACHVSLTYHIWKARNKVRLEQFVAWPWKISQLVIKDVLARFWARNRSIITPRDRTWLLQLSKF, encoded by the coding sequence ATGAGAGCACCTAATGTAAGCTGGGATAAATGTTGTACTCCTAAGTCTGAAGGAGGTCTGGGCATCAAAAACTCTAAAATATGGAACAAGGCTCTTCTTGGGAAATATATTTGGTGGCGTGCTAGTAAAACGGATCACCTTTGGGTCAAGTGGATCaatcatgtttatatgaaaggtACTCATTGGTGCAATTATGATCCTCCTAATGATTGTAGTTGGACCTGGAAGAAGATTGTTCACACCATGGGATCCTTTAAGCAAGCTTATACTTCAGATTGTTGGTTAGCATCAGACAAGCCTTATACTATTGCTAATGGATATCAATGGCTCAGGCAGGTTCATACCCTTGTGCCATGGAGATATGTTTGTTGGAATCCTCTTAACATACCTAAATGTTCCTTCATTTTCTGGGCAGTGCAGCTGCAAAGGTTGCTTACTCAGGACAGAATGATGCATATGGGGTTTGGACAGTCCACTTTATCTTACCTGTGTGCTACTGATGATGAGAACCATTCTCACCTATTTTACCAATGCTTGTTCAGTCAGAAATGCGTGGAGGTGTTGCAGAATACTCTTGGTGTCAGATTCTCACCTGTTTCTCTGAGCCAATGGTACTCTGTAGGAGGTGGTAGGAGTAAATTACAAAGAAATGTGATTTGTGCTTGTCATGTGAGTCTCACTTATCATATTTGGAAAGCAAGGAACAAGGTGCGTTTGGAACAGTTTGTTGCTTGGCCTTGGAAGATTAGTCAGCTTGTCATCAAGGATGTTTTAGCTCGTTTTTGGGCTCGAAATCGGTCTATTATTACACCTAGGGATCGAACTTGGCTGCTTCAGTTGTCCAAGTTCTAA